One Streptomyces lincolnensis genomic region harbors:
- a CDS encoding DUF1206 domain-containing protein, which translates to MTSSNTQGRGRAVKSAARTTQNETLSAAGRAGFVARGVVYVLIGALALQIALSSSDGESADRQGALAQVAEQPFGKVMLWAMVVGFASMALWRGSRAVLTRGPQRKAGSRLLDGGRAVFYAFVCWTTAVYAAGGGQGSSGNKQSQDGTASALKLSYGQVLVGAGGCLLIGIGGVLAVRAAMRSFLKQLDTGSMSHRTKQVVTALGVVGGVARGVVFAAAGIFILVAAVRFDPDEAKGVDATLRSFTQTPVGPWLLVAVAVGLILFGVFSFASARWRRL; encoded by the coding sequence GTGACCTCGTCCAACACGCAAGGGCGCGGCCGGGCCGTGAAGTCCGCGGCCCGTACCACCCAGAACGAGACGCTGTCCGCCGCGGGGCGAGCCGGCTTTGTCGCACGGGGTGTGGTGTACGTCCTGATCGGCGCCCTTGCCCTGCAGATCGCCCTCAGCAGCAGCGACGGCGAGTCGGCCGACCGGCAGGGCGCGCTGGCCCAGGTCGCGGAGCAGCCCTTCGGGAAGGTGATGCTGTGGGCGATGGTGGTCGGCTTCGCCTCCATGGCGCTGTGGCGGGGTTCCCGCGCAGTCCTCACCAGGGGGCCTCAGCGGAAGGCGGGTTCGCGCCTGCTGGACGGCGGGCGGGCGGTCTTCTACGCCTTCGTCTGCTGGACCACGGCGGTGTACGCCGCCGGCGGCGGCCAGGGCTCCAGCGGCAACAAGCAGTCGCAGGACGGGACGGCATCGGCCCTCAAACTGTCCTACGGCCAGGTGCTGGTGGGAGCCGGGGGCTGCCTCCTGATCGGCATCGGCGGGGTACTCGCCGTCCGGGCGGCCATGCGGAGCTTCCTCAAGCAACTGGACACCGGCAGCATGAGCCACCGTACGAAGCAGGTCGTCACCGCTCTGGGCGTGGTCGGAGGCGTGGCACGGGGCGTGGTGTTCGCCGCGGCCGGGATCTTCATCCTGGTGGCAGCCGTCCGCTTCGACCCGGATGAGGCCAAGGGCGTGGACGCGACGCTCCGCAGCTTCACGCAGACACCGGTGGGGCCATGGCTCCTGGTCGCGGTCGCGGTCGGGCTGATCCTCTTCGGCGTCTTCTCCTTCGCCTCCGCTCGGTGGCGCCGCCTGTAA
- a CDS encoding YhjD/YihY/BrkB family envelope integrity protein produces the protein MGDLDTEGVFRRRVLRDSPTGRGWRRSREIELGPRSLGFAALGFLTLVPLLIVVSAADPEQGRGFAQWLGDGLGVSSAAREEVGKLFARPGQALQTTTAFGLAALAVFGLSFGAAVQTGYEKVWELPPARWYARWRHVLWLAVLVGSLYLTATTTLWRHSPAGTLAATLSAVLFFWWSQRMLLGGRIAWSALLPGAAATALGLLGLRVFSRLVFSPLIASSAVAYGPFGTVLVVQSWLVGVGVVVFGGALAGRLLHEELLRVAQALKQRARRRRP, from the coding sequence ATGGGCGACCTGGACACCGAAGGAGTCTTCCGGCGCCGGGTGTTGCGTGATTCGCCGACCGGGCGGGGATGGCGGCGGAGCCGAGAGATCGAACTGGGGCCGAGGTCGCTGGGTTTTGCGGCGCTCGGGTTCCTCACGCTGGTGCCCCTGCTGATCGTCGTCTCCGCAGCCGATCCGGAGCAAGGGCGGGGGTTCGCGCAGTGGCTGGGGGACGGGCTCGGTGTGTCGAGTGCCGCCAGGGAGGAGGTGGGGAAGCTGTTCGCGCGGCCCGGCCAGGCGCTGCAGACCACGACTGCTTTCGGCCTTGCGGCTCTCGCTGTCTTCGGTCTGAGCTTCGGGGCGGCGGTGCAGACCGGCTACGAGAAGGTCTGGGAGCTGCCTCCGGCCCGCTGGTACGCGAGATGGCGGCACGTGCTGTGGCTCGCCGTGCTCGTCGGGTCCCTCTACCTGACCGCCACCACCACGCTGTGGCGCCATTCGCCGGCCGGCACGCTGGCCGCGACACTGAGCGCCGTCCTGTTCTTCTGGTGGTCGCAGCGGATGCTGCTGGGCGGGCGGATCGCCTGGAGTGCCCTGCTTCCGGGCGCGGCGGCAACGGCGCTCGGGCTGCTCGGACTTCGGGTCTTCTCCCGGCTCGTCTTCTCCCCGCTGATCGCGTCCAGTGCCGTCGCCTACGGTCCCTTCGGAACCGTTCTGGTCGTCCAGTCCTGGCTGGTCGGTGTGGGTGTCGTCGTCTTCGGCGGTGCGCTGGCGGGCCGACTGCTGCACGAGGAACTCCTCCGCGTGGCACAGGCACTGAAACAGCGGGCTCGGCGGCGACGACCCTGA
- a CDS encoding ANTAR domain-containing protein has product MVMVLAPCSSERAWDLLVEVSQHSNVELRDVAATLVATTKGQELPQAIRREWRRALRHLHTLERR; this is encoded by the coding sequence ATGGTGATGGTCCTGGCGCCGTGCTCCAGTGAGCGAGCCTGGGACCTGCTCGTGGAGGTGTCGCAGCACAGCAACGTCGAACTCCGCGACGTGGCTGCGACCCTGGTCGCCACCACGAAGGGCCAGGAACTCCCCCAGGCGATACGGCGCGAGTGGCGTCGCGCGCTGCGGCACCTTCACACGCTGGAGCGGCGGTGA
- a CDS encoding ANTAR domain-containing protein has product MHRTTMLPEHWWDLRAEAVAGNAAVQDVVALRAEIDQLRRALAGRPVIDQACGMVMVLAPCPRGPARNLLVDMERQCNTTLPVVSSAMIAAWEGEPLPPLMQRALRHALRRLYAEDRGYDSAPADEPSGRGGP; this is encoded by the coding sequence ATGCATCGCACAACCATGCTTCCGGAGCACTGGTGGGATCTGAGGGCCGAGGCCGTGGCGGGGAATGCGGCGGTTCAGGATGTCGTGGCGCTGCGCGCCGAGATCGATCAGCTGCGGCGGGCGCTGGCCGGCCGTCCGGTCATCGATCAAGCCTGCGGCATGGTGATGGTTCTGGCTCCCTGCCCCCGTGGGCCGGCCAGGAACCTGCTGGTGGACATGGAGCGGCAGTGCAACACCACGCTACCGGTGGTGTCGTCGGCCATGATCGCCGCCTGGGAGGGCGAGCCGCTCCCACCGTTGATGCAGCGGGCGCTGCGGCACGCGCTGCGGCGGCTCTACGCGGAAGACCGGGGGTACGACTCAGCACCGGCGGATGAGCCGTCCGGAAGGGGAGGGCCGTGA
- a CDS encoding hydrophobic protein, which produces MILWILLLLLILVVFGFGFTMQALWWVAAVLLVVWIVGFAMRGRRGGGGRRYGRSRG; this is translated from the coding sequence ATGATCCTTTGGATTCTTCTCCTTCTGCTGATCCTGGTGGTGTTCGGGTTCGGCTTCACCATGCAGGCCCTGTGGTGGGTCGCCGCCGTCCTGCTGGTCGTCTGGATCGTCGGCTTCGCCATGCGCGGGCGTCGCGGTGGCGGTGGCCGCCGGTACGGCCGTAGTCGCGGGTAG
- a CDS encoding CsbD family protein: MSVGQTIKHKTQAFKGRVTERMGRTTGNRRLRREGRTDRVSGNLKQSGDKAKDAFKR, encoded by the coding sequence ATGAGCGTCGGACAGACGATCAAGCACAAGACCCAGGCATTCAAGGGCCGGGTCACCGAACGCATGGGCCGGACCACCGGCAACAGGCGACTGCGGCGCGAAGGCAGGACCGACCGGGTCTCCGGAAACCTCAAGCAGTCCGGCGACAAGGCCAAGGACGCCTTCAAGCGCTGA